GATTGCAAACGGTGTGGTGGTATCAAGGCCTGTAAAACTGATGGTTTGAACTTGGTAGCCACTGACATACGCTTCGGCTGCGCGAATATGTTCATGGATGCTCGGTAACGTGTCCATTTGAAAAGCCGTTGCGGCAGGGAGAGCTCGTGCAAATAAGGGAATATCACCATAGATAAGAAACAAACCCGCATAAAAAAAATCATGAAAAGCAAACACCACGGCAGTGAGCGCGATGACAACATGAAACGGAAAGCTGGTGATCCCCAGCAAATTGTGACTGTCTAGCCAAAAACGGCTCGCGCCTTTATTAGTGCGCAGTGCAAAAAAGCTTTTAGTGAGTGTAGGCAGTAAAAATATCAACCCAGAAATCAGGGCAATAAAGTAGAGTATGGCGGCAATACCGACTAAATAGCCACCCACGAGGTGATGACCTATTTCGCCAGGGATCCCAGCACTTTGGTGCAAATAATCAATTAAAGTGCCGAGCCGATTGGGGGTTTGCATCACACTTTGCAGTTGCTCGTTTTGATCTAAAGTCGCATGGCGAACGCTGTCATTTAGGCCGGGCTCGCGATCACTTCCAGACTCATACCACGTGAGTGGACTGTGGTCGGGATTTAAATCGAGGATAAACCCTTTTTTCATGTCAGGAAATTGCGCCGCAGCTTGCTCTATTAAGCGATCATAATGAGAGGGGTCTGGGTGACTTAATGTGGCCTCTGGCGGTGATGACCACGCATCAATCGGGGCTTTAAACATGGTCAAAGCGCCAGCAAAAAAGCCGATAAATAAAAATAAACCAGCAATGATACCTGTCCAGGTATGCAGACCTTGGTAGGTTCTTAAAATAGGGCTTGGGATTCTCATTGCAGGCTCCAGAGTAAAAAATACACCGAATAAACGACGCCATTTGCGCCACAAAAGTACACAAAAGCGTTGCGACGATTTGAAAATAAATACACAAGACTTAAAAAAGTCAGCCACAGCGGCGATACGATCCACATGTTAAATTGCACTTTATCTTGACCTTCGATGCCATGAGGGCCAAACCAAGCAAAATTTGCAACAAAACCGTAGGCTAATAACAAACCGAGAAAAACGCCGATCAGGGTTTTGCTCCACCAATGTGGTTTAAATTCAGCATTAACTTTCACTTGTGGCTCCTTTGAATAGTAATGCAAAAAAAGGCAGCATCGCGCCAATTAGCATTATCACGACGATAACCGAGTAAACACTCGCGAGGAGGCTCATGGTCACCAGTAAGCTCAAGGTTGATAGCAGTATCAAACTGTATGCCCATTTTCGGTATTTTTTTTGCGCAGGCTTGAGTGTGAGGTATTGATATTTATTGGTCAGGTACAACACGCTGACGGCAAAAAATGCCAGTAAAATAGCCAGTAATTCAAACACAATAATTTCGACTCCATGAAAAATTTTAATATGCAATGTATCGATAAACGTAAAATGACAAGGATCATCTAGGCTCGCCCGAATGTTGTATGAAAACAGGAACGGCAGGCGTCATTTAATCGATAAAAAGCAGTGCATTATGATTAAATTAAAAATAAAACTCAAACACAAATGATAATAATTATCGTTTGAGTTAACGTGGTTGTTTTGATACATTAACGCCGATTTTATTCTTACCCTACTTTAATCCTAAGTCTCACTTTGGCTTTTATTTGTTTTTTACAGAGGAATGTATGGCGACAAATGTATTTCGGTTAAGTGCCTTGGCACTGTCAGTTGTTTCGGTTTTATCCAGTAGTTATGTATGGGCAGACGATGCCGCGGACGATCCTATTTCGTCTATTGAAAAAATTACAGTGATGGGTGAAAAAACAGAACGTTCTTTAAAAGATACCACTTCGTCAGTGTCGGTGATTAGCGCTGAGCAACTTGCCAGCGGTCAATATTTATCAGTATCAAGTGCAATAGCAGAAATCCCCAACGTGGTGGTGCTTTCTGGCGCGGTGCCTGATATTCGAGGTGTATCGGGGAACGGTGCGGCAACAGGCTTCAACTCGTTCACTGGCGGTGCAAAAGCCCGTGTTTCAACCATTGTTGATGGTGTAATTGAACCGTTTGTCGCAGATTTAACCGGTGATACTGGTTTGTGGGATATCGCGCAAATCGAAGTGTTTCGTGGGCCTCAATCGACCAGTAATGGCCGTAACAGCATTGCCGGCTCGCTATTTATTAAAACCAATGACCCAAGTTTTGATTGGGATGGCGCTGCACGCTTAGGTTATCGTAATCAATCTAACTTTGTTGACAGCGCTATCATGTTAACGGGGCCGATTTTAGACGAGCAACTGGCTTTTCGTATTACGGCGCAAAATGTTGATGGCGACACCTACAATAAAGGCCTGAATCATGAGACTAATCCTGCGACGTATGATTTAAATGAGCTTAAAACCCAGCGTTTTAGAAGCAAGTTTTTATGGCAGCCGAATCAAAATGATGACTTACAAATTATGTATAGTTATGCCTTTAATAAAGAAACCGGTGACACGGGCCGTAAATATTTTGAGGGTCAAGATCCTTGGGCTTATATTCCGGTTTTCCAGCGTGATATGACCACAGAATCGGGCACACACTCAGTTAAGGTTGATTATCAATTAGATAACAGCAGTTCTATCGACTTAGTTGTCGCAATTATGGGTTATGACTGGGGTTTTGACAGTTATGAACCGCTTCCTGAATATCAATCTAGCGTCAGAATGGACGACGATAGCTCCATGATTGATGCAAAATATAACTTTGGGCTCGATGCGCCTGGCCTAAAAGGGTTTATTGGTTTTGCTCATTTCCAACGGACTCAAGATTTTGGCAGCCAAGGTGCCACCGTGTATTCGGGTGATGATCGCAGCGACTCTGATGCCATTTATGGTGAAGTAAGTGTGGATGTCGGCGCACAATATCGTGTGATTGCCGGTGGTCGAGTCGAAAAAGAAAAACAACGTCGTGATTTTGCGATGCAATCACGTACTGGTTTAGTCGGCGATAAACTCAATACTGATAAAACCATCGTGCTACCAAAATTGGTACTGCAATATTTATACTCAGATAATACGACTATTTCGGCCAGTGCACGTCGCGGTTATAACTCTGCCGGTGGCGCGATGTCTCGAGAAAATGAATATTATTATTTCGATGAAGAATCAGTTAATACCTACGAATTAACCCTTAGAAGCAGCCTAGATAGCGGTAATGTAAATATTAGCGCCAATGCGTTTCACAATAATTATGATGGTTACCAGTCTTCAAATAAACAACGCCGTATCACCAATATTGATGAAGTGGTCACCAGTGGTATTGAATTTGAACTCTACACTATGCTGAGCGCTGATCTGCAACTTAAAGGCGGATTTGGTTTATTAAAGTCAGAAATAAAAGAAGCTGATCCGTCATTTGGTGACGTGAAAGGCAATGAACTCAATAGCGCGCCAGCCGTCACGGCCAATGTTGCGTTGACGTATTGGTTCCACGAAGATTTAAGTATGGGTTTAAGCAGCAACTATGTAGACGATTATTATGCTGACTTTGAAAACAGCGCAGATCGTATCGCAGGGGATTACATGTTGACGCGAATCAACGCTGATTATGAAAATGAACAGTGGCGGATCAGTGCTTATGTCAATAACCTGTTTGATGAAAAAGCAGTCACAGTCAAAGAGCCGCCAGGTTGGTATCCAACTGGCTATGCTGGGGTGGCTGATCCTCGTACCGTGGGAGTGTCGGTGACGTACTTCTTCTAATTGTTATTGATGAGTGTTAATTTTCGGCCGGTAAACTGACAGTTTACCGGCCTTTTTTATGTGTTGACAGACAGGCGAATTACGCTAAAAAATCAATGTAAATACATAAACGAGGATCATGACCTTTAAATTCAGGTGAGGCGGAAATCAACGCATGCACTTCTTGATCTATCCAATTGGTGCCTTTATAGACAGCTATATCTCCTTCACAAAAATGATTAATCACAGCAGGTTCGGGTTGCTTGATACGATGGCGGGTATCTGTTGCTTGCATCGGTAAAAAAGTGGCATCTTGATGAGTGATCCATTGCTCGCCAGTACCGCCTAATGTGGACGCCATGCGCACGATCATTTGGTTTTGATGAAAGGCTGGGCTGTGAGCGTGGTCACAACTTAAAATTCGCAGGCCAATTTCTTTGGGTTCAAATAAAGTGTTAAACATATCGAGCATCAACATCACGTGATTGGTGATCAAGTTACCATGGGTACTCGTTTGAAATAGCTCGTCTATCTGTTTGGCTAAGTCATTATCTACTTTGCCCTGATAGCGCAGTATCTCACCTGTTTGCGCAGTGGCCACCTTTTTTGCTGCTTGTGAGAGTGCCCAATTTGCAGGGCAGCAGTAACAAGCAAGAGCAGCGTTACTTTGGTATATTTCACTTAAAATATGCGCGTTATTATCTATGGGGTAGCAAGCCTGATGAGTGGCTGAAGTTAACTGTGGGGAGAACATGAAAAATGACACTTAATGTTATGTGATAATGTATCAAAAGTATCATTTTCCATGTTAAATTTCAAAAAGTTTATTCACCAAAAGCTAGCTGTGTAGCGAGGTGCGATTGAGAGCTCAATAATTTTAGCAATAAAGGACTATGAGTTAATAAAGCTGGTGAAAAAACACGATTTAAGAAGCTGGTGTTGATAGTTTTTCAGTTGGTTTGTCCGCTTTTAAAGCTAAGATGGCAAGGAAAATCAGTCCTAAAGGCAGAAAAAAGGTGCTGATAAATCCCACAAAACCACATATAAAAGGTGAGTCTGTTTTACGTTTTCCTAAATAAAAACACAGTGGCCCCATAATTAAAATAGCCACAGCAAAAAGGGCTGCGAATAATTCGCCAAACAATGTGGCATTAATGTTCATCTTTCTATCCTTAGAGTTTTAAATAATAGTTATAGGTACATCTTGATTATATTGCAGGGCACATTTTTTAGCAATAAAGTGGCACGCTAAACAGAAGACTATCAAATAGTTAACCCTTGAATGTCATTTGTAGTCTTGTGGAATAGGGCTCGCTAATGATCGCTGCTTTGTTAGCTTGTGAAAAGGTGTAATCAGCTTTTGGTAGGTTTACATTAGGTTCTTTGTTTGTTTTTGACTGACCGCCACAACCCGATAGGAGAGCTAAAAAATCAGAGTGAGGCCAGTGAGTGGTTTTAAACGCATGTTTAGTTTTTATTAATGATGTGCTGTTTTAAGTCATGCTTTGACTGTATTCGTGAGCTTAGCAAGTTGTGCTCGTTTACCAATAAATGATCCCATCGCTCTAAATAGTGACTTTTGGCACTGTCGAGGCGTGTCAATCAAATGAATAATGCCACCACTGAAACAACAACACTGAAACAACAACACTGAGGTTGAACGTGGCAACATTATTCACAGCTGTTTTTATGGCGCATATTGCTTTTGGTATATGTGCGCTCACTTTGTTCTGGTTTCCTGCCTTTACGCGTAAAGGCTCAATGCGACATCGTCAGTTTGGCGTGTGGTATTCGAATGCGATGTATGGCGTGGTAGCAAGCGCTGTAATAATGGCCAGCCTTTCGATTACGATACCTGAATTGGTCAAGCCTGAGGCGTTTGCCAATGCGTTAGATCCTCAAAAACTGCGAGCATCTATGATGCGTTTTTCGATTCTGTTACTGCACCTTGCATTACTGACCTTAGTGTCGATTCGTTATGGTCAACTGGTATTGAAGGCCAAAAAAGACCGAACGATTTTAAAGCAGCCCTTGCAGATGTTGATTACCGTGGGGTTATTACTTAGTGGCCTAATGATTTTGAAAACAGGTTTGGCGACGAATCATATTTTAATGTTGATCTTCGGGCCACTTGGGATCTTTATTGCAGTCACCAATTTGATTTTTACGTTCAAACCCAGTGTTAAACCGAATGCTTGGCTCAAAGAGCATATCGGTGCTTATATTGGCTCTGGTATTGGCGCATACACGGCTTTTATTTCATTCGGTGGACGGCAAATTTTTGAAACCTCTGGTCATTTACAGATCACTTTATGGGTTGCACCTGGGGTGATTGGCACTGTGTTTATCTTTTTCTTATCACGAAAATACGCAAACTAATCAAGTTGGAGTATTGTTATGAAATTTATTATCGCGCTCGTGGTTAGTGTTGCTATCGTGTTTTGCGAACACGCAGCTGCCCAAGATCATGGCTCAACAAAAGCCCAACAGGCTTTGTCATTGATTGACGTTGATTTAGATAGCGCAGAGGAGATGATTATTGAAGCTATCAGTGACAACCCTCATTCTGCGAAAGATCATTTTTATTGCGGTCGAATCATGGGAAGACAAGCCAGTGATGCATTTTTTAGCGCCTTAAGTTATGCCAAGAAGTCGCTTGCTTGTTTGCAAAAAGCCGTTGCGCTAGCACCGAAGAATGTTGATTATCGAAAAGGACTGATTAACTTCTATTTAGGCGCCCCCAGTATTGCTGGTGGTGATAAACAAGCCGCATTAGAACAAGTTAATGTAATCAAGCAATTAGATAGCTCTCAAGGGGTGGTGGTTGAGCTTGACTACTACCGAAAAATCAAGGAGTTGCTGACGTTAGAAAAGAGATTAGCTCACGCGTTAACCGCTGATCCTCAATCTGCGATTGTGCACTATCAATATGGACTGCTGTTGCAACAAACTGGTGATTATAATCGAGCACAGTCGCACTTTGTTTTGGCATCTGAGCAAGGCGAAAATAGAGAAATCGCCTATGAAGCGCTGTATCAACTCGGCCGTAATGCTGTATTTGCACAGGATTTTATCTCACAAGGGACCGCCGCATTACAGCACTATTTAACCATCGAAAATAGCACAGTGATGCCTAGCAAGTCATGGGCTCACTATCGTTTATCGCAGCTTTATACCTTGCATTCGGATAATACACTGGCCCAAAAGCATCGCCTGCTTGCTGCTGATACGGACGATAAGGTTCTGCTTAACCTGTTGGAAAACTAGCGTGTATTTTTTAGGTGACTTGCAGCCGCCGGTTGTGCTTAACTGGGACTGAGCGCTCATCGCTTGGCAATGTGGTTGCTTAATCCTGATAAGAGCACAGAATGAGTCATCGAGCTTGTTATGTTTTATCTATATATGTTAAACAGTTAAATCGTAGTACGCATACCTGCGCTGTTATCCATACTTACTATTGTGTCAACAACAGGAGAGGCTGATGAACGAACACCATCATCATATTAATTACATTGAGTTACCCGCCCAACAATTAGCGGCGACCAAAGCGTTTTTTCAACAGGTTTTTAATTGGCAGTTTACTGACTATGGCCCTGAATATTCTGCATTTAGTCACTCAGGTGTGATGGGCGGTTTTTTTCAATCAGATAAAGCCAGCAATACCGATAATGGCGGGGCGTTAGTGGTTTTGTACAGTAGCGATTTAGAAGGCTCTCAAGCTAAGGTTGAAGCCGCAGGTGGTCAAATTAAACAGCCTATCTTTAGTTTTCCAGGTGGGCGTCGGTTTCATTTTGTTGAACCCAGTGGTAATGAGCTGGCGGTGTGGTCAGATAAATAAACAACATAAAAAACGCCCTCAAATTAGGGCGTTTTTTATGCGCGTTACTCAAACGGATTAATTACCTTTAAATTGAATATTATCAATCCAAGCTGCGTCTTCATTGTCTGAAACACTATCATCTTTACTATACCGCCAAGTAATCGTGTTTTCTCCAGACTGAAGTTCAATTGTGTAAGTCTGCCACTGTCTTTCAGTTATCGTTAAGATTTCTTCATTATTAACGTCGATGACTAATTTATCGCAGCAACTTTCACTGCTCACCATTGCATCAAAGCTCAAGGTACCGCTGGCAAATAACCCAGACAGTGATATCTCACTTTGTTGTCTATCTCCAATTTCACCAGATCGGATACTTTGATTCCCTTGTGATGCAAATTCAGTTGAAAGTCCCCAATTGGCATGTGACGTTGCAGGGTGTTTAAACATAGCGGGTACTTCATTGGTTTCAAACAGTTCGTTCAGTTCAGTGATTGCTTCTGGTTTTGAATTGCTGTCATTAGGGTCTGTTTGATAACGATTGACTTCATCGCCATCACTAAAGCCATCATTATCAGTATCGACTACCAGGGGTAATGTGCCATAAGTATTGACTTCATCACCATCAGAGAGGCCATCTGAATCTGTATCTAACCGGGTTGGATTGGTCAAATGTATATTGACTTCATCGCCATCAGTTAAGTTATCTTGGTCAGTATCTGCGTTATTGGGTTGGGTTTTACGCTCAAACTCTTGTAAGTTAGTTAGCCCATCATTATCGGTATCTTGCTGCGCATCTGATGCATTGAGGGGATCTAAACCATACAATGTTTCCCAGTAATTGGGTAGGCCATCATTATCATCATCACCATCGACATTAAATGCCACAATGGTTTGACGTTGAGCCACATATAAAATTCCGTCACTGAGGGTGAGCAGGCCTCCTGCATTTAGGGTTATGGCGTTTTGCGATGCGCTGTCAATGAGGTAGGTGTTTTCAGAGTTGGCCACTATTACTTTATTACGCGTAACCACAATATTTGAACTTAAGCTTTCAGGTGCCTCAAATGACCAAAGCAGCTCGCCAGTGAATTCATTTATCGCTTTTAGTACCCCAGACTCAATCACATAGACTTTGCCATAACCGGCAGAAGCTTGTAGATATGCGCTTGAAATTGACCATGTTACTTTTTTGCTGCCTAAATCATAACGGCTTGTCATGCTATTGTTGGTCGCGATTAACGCATTATTTGATAAAACAGCTGCTGTGTGTGTTGCACAGCCATGCCAATTTTCATCTTCGATAGTTTCGACTAATTCACCATTCGTTCTGTCTAAAATTGATGTAACTGCATTATTTAAACAGGCATAGAGATGCTGTTCATCCACTGCGGGTGTCCAACTATCTTCTTGCGCTAGGGAAGTAAAAAATTGCTCAACGCCCGTTTCAGTAAATCCATAGGTTCCGCCATAAGAACCACCGGCAATATAAATATGATTACCATAAGGCGTTGGTTCCAAATAGCGACTCCACTGATTTCCATAGCTACTGGCAAAGACTAATTCACCTGTTTGAGCATTGAGGCTTCTTAGAAAAGAATTACTGTGTCCACCGCTTTGAAAATAAACATGACCATTACTGTATGCTGGCGAATTAATTGAATCAACGTCGAACTCTTTACTCCAAAGTATTGAGCCTGACGATGCATCTATCCCTTTGATTGATTTTCCTGAACGAACAAAAGCTTGCCCATTTGCAGCTGTCAGCGTAGTGACAAACGAAGGTAATTCTATCCGCCAAAGCTCATTGATATTTTCATCATTTATATGCTGCAAGATAAAGCCATCATGTTTGGCGTTGGCTTGGTAAGTGACCCAAGGTTGCGCGTGCTTAAAATCAGCTGAGTTATTTGGATCTGTATGTAAATAAAACTCTTCTAAGTTTGAAAATGAGTCATTATCGCTATCTTGATTGGCATCGCTGTTATCTAAAGGAGACAAGCCATAGGTTATCTCCCAGCCATCAGGCATACCGTCGTTATCAGAATCAGGATTGGTCGGTTGTGTTAAATGAAGATGAACCTCATCACCATCACTGAGTCCATCGTTATCGGTATCAGCAACCTTGGGGTTAGTATTGGCTGAAAACTCATCAAGGTTATTCAGACCATCATTATCAATATCGTCAGCGGCATCGTTTTCATTAATCTTTAATTGATAAGTCGCTTCAAATAAATCTGACATGCCATCATTATCAGAGTCACTCAGATTAGGGTTACTCTGATGAGTATTAATTTCGATATAATCATTAAGGCCGTCATTATCGCTATCGGCTAATAACGGATTGGTTTGATGGGTTAAAATTTCATCGCCATCGCTAAGTCCATCTTTGTCGCTATCGCTTTCAGTTGGGTTAGTTTGGTAAGTGTTAACTTCATCACCATCGTTGAGACCATCTTGGTCTGTATCGCTCACTTGGGGATTGGTTGTTGCCAAAAACTCATTGAAATTGCTTAGGCCGTCATTATCAGTATCTAAATTAGCATCTGATGCGTCGTTGATGTCTAAATTATAGCTCTGTTCCCACCAATCAGGCATGCCATCGGCATCGGTATCCCCCGAAATTGAAAAAGCCACCACTTCATTGTCTGAAGCAATAAATAACGCCCCTTCATTACTGATAGATAAGTGACCTGTGATGTCTGTTTGCCAAACAGCTTGTTGGGTTGTTAAATCAATGGCATAGGTTGCTGATGAAGTACCAACAAAAGCATGTTTTCGGGTGAGAACGATATTACTATTGAGTGACTGGTTAGAATCAGGTTCCCAACTCCATAATAGCTCCCCGCTGCGCTCATCAAACACGTTTAATAGACCGTTGTTAATCATATAAACTTGGCCATAGGCGACAGAAAATTGATTGCGATTATTCGACGTTAATGGCTGTTGCCAAGCTACTTGCTGTATTGTGAGATCAAAATAAGTCAACTTATCATTGCTCACGCTAATGATATTGTTGTCAGAGCCAAATACGGGCGCTTGATAAGCACTTTGATTGTAATAGTTGGTTTCTTCACCTATTACAGTGTATAAACTGCCATCGGTGAGGTTATAAATCGCCAAACCATTCGTGGGGACATAAAGATATTGCTCATCCATCGCGATGTTTGATCGGTTCCCAAGACCAGAAATACTCCAGAGTAATGCACCATTTTGTTTATTGTGTGCATTGAGTGAACTAGAGTGATTATTCATTACCAGATTATCATTAACCGTGACCTGATAAACACCCGATGAATAACTTGAACTGTTTAATCGATACTTTAATGTACCCGAGGTGCGATTAAACGCGCGTATGTAGTTCTGAGTCTTCAGATAAACATGGTTATCATCGAGTGTGGGCACTCTTAAATATTCACCATTAAAGGTTTTCTCTAAAGTTAGCTGGCCGCTCACTGCATTCAATACAGACAATTTATTATTACTAGCAATAAACACTTGGCCATCAGACGCGCTCACTTGTTGAGTTCCAGAATTACTAACGAAGCGCCAGCGTTCAGAAATACTCGCAGGGTCTACGAGTGTTGCAATGAAACCTGAACGCTTTGCGTTACCTTGATACGTAGTCCAAGCTTGCGCTGTTGGCACGGAATTAATATCGGTCGGATCCGTTTTAAGGAAAAACTCTTCAAGATTATTAAATGTATCGTTGTCATTATCGAGGTTGGCATCGCTGGCTGATAATGGGTTGAGTGCAAATTGCACTTCAAAACCATCGAACATGCGATCGTTGTCAGAATCTTTATTCGTTGGTTGCGTATTATGGATATGGACTTCATCTCCATCCGATAAACCATCTAAGTCAGTGTCTGCCATGTATGGGTTAGTTTGATACGTAAATTCATCCATATTTATCAGTGAATCATTATCAGAATCTATTTGTGCGTCATTTGTATTTGGATTTAACTGATAGGTCACTTCCCATAAATCACTCATGCCGTCATTATCGGAATCTTCAGCTAATGGATTTGTTTGGTAGGTAATGACTTCATCAAAATCAGTAAGGCCATCATTATCTGAATCCCGTTGATTCGGATTGGTTAAATACGTATTGACTTCTTCACCATCGGTTAAGCCATCCTCATCAGAGTCAGCTATTAATGGGTTTGTTTGTGTTTCATTCACCTCTTGGCCATCATTGAGTCCATCATTGTCAGTGTCGCCAAGGGTTGGATTGGTTTGAAGATTATATTCAGTTAAGTTCGTTAAGCCGTCAGCGTCGGTATCTAAAGCTGCATCACCACTGTTATTATCATCAAGGCCATTTAGGGCTTCCCACCACCCAGGTAAACCATCTTGATCTGAATCGGCTACTTCGAAGAAATGAAAACTAAAGCCGTTATCGCTTTGCGTGAGGATAAAAATATCGCCCGCATAGGGAATGATTGAAAGCGGGTTACTATCGAGGTTAATTTGGGCGCCTTTATCGAGAGTTACAGCACGCCAAAATTCAAGTTGTGTACCATTTTTTGCTGATAGGTTGATGAGAGTAGTTGGTAACCATAACGTGTCTTTTGCAGCCCAGTTTAAATCAGTCTTAAACGTCAGGTCATTACTTTGATAGATACGGCCACTCGCGAGCAATACTGACTCGCCATCATCACTGACTCTGATAGGAATTGAGTTTGAGTTGCCGCCTGAACCATATGCTTGATTTTGTGCCTGAAAGGTCCCTGTTTGCTGGTCGATTTCTTTGCCGATTAATTCTCCAGGATAAGCGTAAAGGGTGTTATTTAAGGCATTCCAAGTATAATCCAGAGAGTATTCTTGCCAATCAGCTGATTGTGTAACGACACCATCTTTATTGAACAGGTAATTGGTGTTCCAAGCGCCACTTATATCTTGTGCAAACATAAATTGACCGACTGATACTAATGCCCGTACTGATTTTGCGAGGGTTAACTGATGGATGAAACCAGCCTCAAAATTTGCTAAATCAACGGCATAAATGCTGCCATCTTGATGGCCGGTGTAAATACGTTCGTGCTCGCTAGAATAAGCTACTTTTGTAATTGCACTGGCGCCTTTTGGGATAATAAGAGGGTTTAAAAATAACTCTGTTTCAGCTGACCATCGGTATATCTTATTGTCATCTTTATTGAGTAAATAGACTGTACCTGAATTGTCAGTAAGGATTTGTTCAGGTGTGAAAATGGGCATAGTACTGCTGTAATTACACACGCTATTCTCCCCATGACTGGCGAGCCAGCATGCGGCATCATTTGGAAAGGCATCAAGAACTAAACCTGTCGTGCTATCAGCTTCAGTGAATCCAGGGTTCCACTCATTAGGGTAACCATCAAAATCAGTATCTACAGATGCTGCAATATCAAGAGGGAAAGCATCATCAGTGTTGTTTACACCATCGTTGTCGCTATCATTGTTTGGGATATAAGTTTGCAGTTCAAAGTGACTGCCTCTATTTATAACCATCAGATAATCGGCATCGACCGTTAATAAGGCTTTGACCTCACCGTTAAAGACAATTCGTTCAAGTACTTTTTTATCTGCATTTAGACGTGAAAGTTCATCTACTGCATTGTTCTTAGCTATTGTGATAAGTTCATTATCCAATGACCAAGCAGCAAACTCGAATTGATACCCTAACGAACCTTTATAAACTAAGGTATCGGCATCATAATAATCACCACTGCCGAGATTAATCGTTTGTCCATCAGGAGAAACTAAAATTGGGCCTTTAATTAGGTAATCACCGTGATAGGGAGAGTCTTTCTCATCAGATAATACGCCAGTTGCTTGATCTATTTTTTCAGAGATTAAATCATTAGGTGATGTACCATCTCTAAAATGGTAAAGACGCTCGTTTGTTTGATTAAATGCATAATGGTTAGAGTAATTTCGCCACTCTTTGGAGTCCTGTAACTCGCCAGTGGTGTCAAAAGATGAAAGTGTTCCCCATGCGCCAGAATCATCATAGCTTATTAAATAATTACCCGCGCTAGTTAAACGACTGACACGAGAGTTAATTTTCGAAAATTCAGCTAATTGGTACTCTTGGTCAAAGTACCGAATGAGACCCGCTTGATCACCGACATATAAACGTTGATGATTCTTATGATAATAGAGTGCGCTAATATCAAGTGAGGTGATGTGACGTTCAAAATGTTGATTATCGATATTTTGAATTAGGATATCGGAAAGTCCATCAGGTGCTTTAACGTGATAAGCAACTTGACTATTCCCTAAAAGTTGAACA
This Pseudoalteromonas ulvae UL12 DNA region includes the following protein-coding sequences:
- a CDS encoding PepSY-associated TM helix domain-containing protein is translated as MRIPSPILRTYQGLHTWTGIIAGLFLFIGFFAGALTMFKAPIDAWSSPPEATLSHPDPSHYDRLIEQAAAQFPDMKKGFILDLNPDHSPLTWYESGSDREPGLNDSVRHATLDQNEQLQSVMQTPNRLGTLIDYLHQSAGIPGEIGHHLVGGYLVGIAAILYFIALISGLIFLLPTLTKSFFALRTNKGASRFWLDSHNLLGITSFPFHVVIALTAVVFAFHDFFYAGLFLIYGDIPLFARALPAATAFQMDTLPSIHEHIRAAEAYVSGYQVQTISFTGLDTTTPFAIFTLLNEHEVMRGPLYDYLFMNPYTFEISGSTFNPGNEGVWSRIVASFFALHFGSFGGEWVRWVYFALGLAGAALFYTGNLLWLEKKRNKHSAEQSKSYTRMASLTVGVCLGSVAGVMAAMLITKWATIALLNVNELYMWVYYGVFLAALGYAFWQGAAKAAIHFLGLITLICVLIPITSTLTAFILPSPWLTLQGHAWYVELIAVLFAVIAFYGQRKVTQRAYQGEPNSIWFIADLNEGTSDAALTLEQSR
- a CDS encoding tetratricopeptide repeat protein, with the protein product MKFIIALVVSVAIVFCEHAAAQDHGSTKAQQALSLIDVDLDSAEEMIIEAISDNPHSAKDHFYCGRIMGRQASDAFFSALSYAKKSLACLQKAVALAPKNVDYRKGLINFYLGAPSIAGGDKQAALEQVNVIKQLDSSQGVVVELDYYRKIKELLTLEKRLAHALTADPQSAIVHYQYGLLLQQTGDYNRAQSHFVLASEQGENREIAYEALYQLGRNAVFAQDFISQGTAALQHYLTIENSTVMPSKSWAHYRLSQLYTLHSDNTLAQKHRLLAADTDDKVLLNLLEN
- a CDS encoding VOC family protein is translated as MNEHHHHINYIELPAQQLAATKAFFQQVFNWQFTDYGPEYSAFSHSGVMGGFFQSDKASNTDNGGALVVLYSSDLEGSQAKVEAAGGQIKQPIFSFPGGRRFHFVEPSGNELAVWSDK
- a CDS encoding TonB-dependent receptor; protein product: MATNVFRLSALALSVVSVLSSSYVWADDAADDPISSIEKITVMGEKTERSLKDTTSSVSVISAEQLASGQYLSVSSAIAEIPNVVVLSGAVPDIRGVSGNGAATGFNSFTGGAKARVSTIVDGVIEPFVADLTGDTGLWDIAQIEVFRGPQSTSNGRNSIAGSLFIKTNDPSFDWDGAARLGYRNQSNFVDSAIMLTGPILDEQLAFRITAQNVDGDTYNKGLNHETNPATYDLNELKTQRFRSKFLWQPNQNDDLQIMYSYAFNKETGDTGRKYFEGQDPWAYIPVFQRDMTTESGTHSVKVDYQLDNSSSIDLVVAIMGYDWGFDSYEPLPEYQSSVRMDDDSSMIDAKYNFGLDAPGLKGFIGFAHFQRTQDFGSQGATVYSGDDRSDSDAIYGEVSVDVGAQYRVIAGGRVEKEKQRRDFAMQSRTGLVGDKLNTDKTIVLPKLVLQYLYSDNTTISASARRGYNSAGGAMSRENEYYYFDEESVNTYELTLRSSLDSGNVNISANAFHNNYDGYQSSNKQRRITNIDEVVTSGIEFELYTMLSADLQLKGGFGLLKSEIKEADPSFGDVKGNELNSAPAVTANVALTYWFHEDLSMGLSSNYVDDYYADFENSADRIAGDYMLTRINADYENEQWRISAYVNNLFDEKAVTVKEPPGWYPTGYAGVADPRTVGVSVTYFF
- a CDS encoding DUF1826 domain-containing protein, which translates into the protein MFSPQLTSATHQACYPIDNNAHILSEIYQSNAALACYCCPANWALSQAAKKVATAQTGEILRYQGKVDNDLAKQIDELFQTSTHGNLITNHVMLMLDMFNTLFEPKEIGLRILSCDHAHSPAFHQNQMIVRMASTLGGTGEQWITHQDATFLPMQATDTRHRIKQPEPAVINHFCEGDIAVYKGTNWIDQEVHALISASPEFKGHDPRLCIYIDFLA